The region GGTCAGGAAAAAATTTTGTTCGAATGGATTCTGATAACAAAGTAGTTTTTGCTGTTTCGAAAACATGTTTTGGATTACCAACACCTGTTACTAAAAAGTATTTAGAATTTGGCTTGGGGAGAAAAGTTTTTTGAGCCAATTCATTATGAATCAAAACTTCTACTACAGAAGACTCAAATTGAGAAGAAAAAATAGGTAAAAAAGGATCTATTTTTTTTAGATTCGAATAATACTTTTCCAATCCATTTTTGTTTTTAGAATTTATCTTAGTAAAAAGAATTGCATTGGCTCTTTTGAGATTACGGATGGGTTCTCTTAAAAAACCCAAAGGAATGGTAAATCCATTTCCAAAAGGGGAATTTGCATCTAACAAAACAAAATCAAAATCTCGGCATAGTGCTTTGTGTTGGAATCCATCATCTAAAATCACAATATGTTTTTTCGAATGGATTTGATTGTATGAAAGAAATGATTTTTTTCTGTTTCTACCGATGATCACCTGTACGTCAGGAAACATTTCTTTATGTTGGCTAGGTTCATCTCCAAATAAATTCGGCGACAGACCATCGGCAAGAATTGCTCCATCCTTACTTTTTTCCGCTTTATAACCGCGAGATAAAATTGTAACCGCATAACCAGGATAAACTTTTCTGAAAAACCGAACCAGATATTGAACAAAAGGAGTTTTGCCAGTACCCCCTACTGTTAGATTTCCCACACTAATGACTAGAACATTTGGTAACTGAAAAGAGGAAGTTTCTCTTTGTTGCCACCAGAATAAAAACTGGTAAAACAAACTCAGAGGGTAAAACAGATAAAGAAGTATCTTCATTTAAGTTTCCGATGGGAAACCATTAGATCAACTGTGGCGTTTTTCCAATTCTTTAGCGATGGTAGAAAGGCTAAGCCCTTTTTCCACCATTAGAACTTCCAAGTGGAATACCAGATCCGCAATTTCGTGGATCAGTTCTTTTTCATTGGGATTTTTGGCAGCAATGATGACCTCACCTGCTTCTTCGCCAATTTTTTTAAGGATGCGGTCAACTCCGTCACGAAAGAGTTCTGCAGTATAAGACTTTTCAGGCAATTCTTCCTTACGTTTGCGGAGTAACTCTTCCAATTTCAGTAAAAATTCCATAATTTGACCTTCTATCGACCATAGAAAACAGCCAATCCATTTCGAAAAAGCGAAAATTGACTATTCAAAACAAAGGAAAAACTTTAAGATTTGAGTGATGGTTCGTAAGATTCTTCCTGTTTTTTTCCTTCTTTTCACAACTTCCTTATTTTCCGAATCTCCCTGGGGCGGTTCTATCCAAAAAGGTTTCGAAACGGCAAAACAGGACAAAAAATTCATCATCGTAGATGTATATGCTGATTGGTGCACTTACTGTTTAGTCCTAGAAAAAGAAATTTTTCCCGATCCAGAATTGAGTCGGGTTTTAGATAACTTCGTTAGAGTTAGGTTAGATGGTGAAGAATTCCCCAACTTGCGAAAAAAATACAATATCGAAGGATATCCTACGATTCTATTTCTTGATGGGGATGGAAACTATGTTACAAAAATTTCGGGACTCGCGACCAAAGAAGACATTTTAGGTATCTCCAAAAGACTGCTCCAAGAACCAAATATCGAATCTTACCTCAAAACAGAACTTAGACGGAATGTAAATAGTCCAGACATCCATTTCCGATTGGGTTTATTGTATTTCCAAAACAAAGAATTTGAAAAGGCAGAACTTCAATTTACAGAAGCCGTTCAAAAATCAAAAACTTTACCTGTCCTTAAAGAAAACGCACATTTCAATTTAAACTTAGTAAAATCCATCCACGGATCCAAAGAATCTGCCGTAAAATCATGGAAAGAATTTTTAGAGCTTTACCCTTCATCTAGCCGTAAAACAACCGCTAAATTATATTACGGACTGACTCTTAAAGATGTAGGTGAATCAAAACTAGCAAAATCAGTATTGTTAGAAATTAAACCAAAATTAACAATTGACTCGGATAAAGCGATGTGTAACGAAGCTTTGTCTGAAATTGAGAGAGGGTTTTAATCCCAACCAAATATACGTTTGGTGACCTGGTTGGGATTAAAATATTATCTGTTTCCGATAGAATAATAAGTAAAACCTAACTCATTCATTAGAGTTGGTTTGTATTGATTTCTTCCATCAAAAACTAAAGGGCTTTTCAGAAGGCTTTTGATTTTGTTAAAATCAGGTTCCCTAAATTCTCGCCACTCTGTTAAAAGTAACATAGCATCGGCACCTTGTAGAGCAGAATACGCGTCCTTTTTGTATTCCACCTTTCCATCAAAATAATACTTTGAAGTTTCCATAGAAGCCGGATCAAAAACTTGAATTTTAGCACCATTTTTATGTAATTCATAAATAAGTGGAATTGATGGAGCTTCTCGCATATCATCTGTTCCTGGTTTGAAAGACAGACCCCAGATTCCAAAAGTTTTTCCTTTCATATCTGTGGATTTGAAGTGTTCAAAAATTTTGTCAGTCAAACGTGTTTTTTGTTTTTCGTTTACATCTTCAACAGATTGAATGATATGCATTGGAGCTTTTACTTCTTCTGCTGTGCGTAGGAGTGCTCTTACATCTTTTGGAAAACAAGACCCACCATATCCAATCCCCGCGTATAAAAACTGGCGACCAATTCTTGAGTCGGTTCCCATTCCCTTTCTAACATCATCGTAATTAGCACCGACTGCGTCGCATAAATTTGCGATTTCATTTACGAATGAAATTTTTGTCGCGAGGAAGGCATTACATGCATATTTCGTTAGTTCCGCAGAACGTATGCTCATCGTGATGATCGGGTTTCCATTTAAAACAAATGGAGAATACAACTCGCTCATTTTTTTAGCTGCAATTTCTGATTCAGCACCAATGACTACTCGTTCTGGTCGCATAAAATCTTCAATTGCCGCACCTTCTTTCAAAAACTCTGGATTAGAGACAACATCAAACGGGTGTTTTGTGTTTTTTGCAACAATGGCCTTTACTTGATCAGCAGTTCCAACGGGAACAGTTGATTTATCGACGATGATTTTATATCCGTTCATCGTTTTACCAACTTCTTCTGCGACGGCAAAAACAAATCTTAAATCAGCAGAGCCATTATCTGAGGTCGGAGTGCCCACTGCGATAAAAACAAATTCAGAAGTTTCGACACCTTCTTTTAAGGAAGTCGTAAATTTGAGCCTTCCCTCTTTGTGATTTCTTTCTACAAGTTCAGAAAGTCCTGGTTCATAGATAGGAATGATCCCTTGTTTGAGATCGCTTATTTTTTTTTCATCTTTATCAATACAAATGACTTCATTTCCATATTCAGCAAAACAAGTCCCTGCAACAAGGCCTACATATCCGGTTCCGACCACACATACTTTCATAGGATTTCCAGAATTTAGATTTTTGCTTTGAAGGAAACTGTTTTTCTAGTCAGATTTAGGTTCGGATTGTATGAGAAATTCCGTAGGTAAATGACAGAGGCCGACAAATTTTTGGATTTTCCCCCGTTCTACTTCAAAATCCAAAACGGATTCCCCCCAAAAATAACTCCCTTCCAGGTGGGATTCCCCTTTGTGGATGGAAACTCCCAAACTGTATTTCCCTTCAGCAAACTGGACGGGGAATTGGAATTCCACCACAGAACGTTCTCCCTCATTTAGAACGAGGTTAGATTTTCCAAGGTGGTGGGAGTTGGTTCCGAAAATCCGAATCCCTTTTTCACTATCAATGTGAAAACCGATGGTTCCTTCTGTGACCTGTTTGGTTGTTTGGAATTCGATTCGGAGTATCGCCGTATCTCCGAGGAAATGATGACGAGTCTCTAAACCTTTTGGATTTTTGAGAAAAATATGAATGTCTTTAATGGAATCGGATCCAACTAAGGAAGAAGGTTCGGCACTACCAGCTAACACGTGCATATATTCTTCGATAGCTTCTTTGGGATTCCCATCAAACAAAAGATTTCCTTTGTTCAAAAGAATGACCCTTGTGCAAAAATAGG is a window of Leptospira kanakyensis DNA encoding:
- the lpxK gene encoding tetraacyldisaccharide 4'-kinase; the protein is MKILLYLFYPLSLFYQFLFWWQQRETSSFQLPNVLVISVGNLTVGGTGKTPFVQYLVRFFRKVYPGYAVTILSRGYKAEKSKDGAILADGLSPNLFGDEPSQHKEMFPDVQVIIGRNRKKSFLSYNQIHSKKHIVILDDGFQHKALCRDFDFVLLDANSPFGNGFTIPLGFLREPIRNLKRANAILFTKINSKNKNGLEKYYSNLKKIDPFLPIFSSQFESSVVEVLIHNELAQKTFLPKPNSKYFLVTGVGNPKHVFETAKTTLLSESIRTKFFPDHFEFNEAALSSLSEEILMDEILVTTEKDWIKMRANVGFLRGLERKKTTVLLLLIQVSVLEDEKLKSMLTGLVSTYETKNDLAVNT
- the hisE gene encoding phosphoribosyl-ATP diphosphatase, translating into MEFLLKLEELLRKRKEELPEKSYTAELFRDGVDRILKKIGEEAGEVIIAAKNPNEKELIHEIADLVFHLEVLMVEKGLSLSTIAKELEKRHS
- a CDS encoding tetratricopeptide repeat protein; this encodes MVRKILPVFFLLFTTSLFSESPWGGSIQKGFETAKQDKKFIIVDVYADWCTYCLVLEKEIFPDPELSRVLDNFVRVRLDGEEFPNLRKKYNIEGYPTILFLDGDGNYVTKISGLATKEDILGISKRLLQEPNIESYLKTELRRNVNSPDIHFRLGLLYFQNKEFEKAELQFTEAVQKSKTLPVLKENAHFNLNLVKSIHGSKESAVKSWKEFLELYPSSSRKTTAKLYYGLTLKDVGESKLAKSVLLEIKPKLTIDSDKAMCNEALSEIERGF
- a CDS encoding UDP-glucose dehydrogenase family protein codes for the protein MKVCVVGTGYVGLVAGTCFAEYGNEVICIDKDEKKISDLKQGIIPIYEPGLSELVERNHKEGRLKFTTSLKEGVETSEFVFIAVGTPTSDNGSADLRFVFAVAEEVGKTMNGYKIIVDKSTVPVGTADQVKAIVAKNTKHPFDVVSNPEFLKEGAAIEDFMRPERVVIGAESEIAAKKMSELYSPFVLNGNPIITMSIRSAELTKYACNAFLATKISFVNEIANLCDAVGANYDDVRKGMGTDSRIGRQFLYAGIGYGGSCFPKDVRALLRTAEEVKAPMHIIQSVEDVNEKQKTRLTDKIFEHFKSTDMKGKTFGIWGLSFKPGTDDMREAPSIPLIYELHKNGAKIQVFDPASMETSKYYFDGKVEYKKDAYSALQGADAMLLLTEWREFREPDFNKIKSLLKSPLVFDGRNQYKPTLMNELGFTYYSIGNR